The following proteins come from a genomic window of Bacillus thermozeamaize:
- a CDS encoding L-seryl-tRNA(Sec) selenium transferase, with protein MPSVHRLLQDERLRQWSEMTSPRWVSDGVSQYLDNLRRQLLEGQAIAIPSEDQLIEEIIRDLKKRSRANFRRVINGTGVVLHTNLGRARIAEAACRAMLEVAKHFNNLEYNLEEGRRGSRYEHVEALLCQLTGAEAALVVNNNAAAVFLVLRELARGKEVIVSRGELVEIGGSFRISEIMLESGARLVEVGTTNKTHPEDYLKHITAETALLMKVHQSNFKTIGFTAEVDAAELVQMGREHQIPVYLDLGSGVMFDLRLYGIGDEPTVQEVVSKGVDLVSFSGDKLLGGPQAGIIVGRKPLIDRLKKNQLNRALRVDKFTLAALEATLRLYLFPEQAKQAIPTLHMILTPLEVLREKAESLQRLLEPLAGLAEIGIEKGNSEVGGGSLPGVTLPTWLVWIKPRAMSLPELEKSLRTGQPPVIGRLWRERFWLDMRTIEADEIADCADSLKQALQKDKGLSHRSSD; from the coding sequence CTGCCGTCGGTCCACCGGCTGCTGCAAGATGAACGTCTGCGACAATGGAGTGAAATGACTTCTCCCCGCTGGGTTTCGGACGGGGTCAGCCAATACCTGGACAACCTTCGCCGTCAACTGCTGGAGGGGCAGGCGATCGCGATTCCTTCAGAAGATCAGTTGATCGAAGAGATTATCCGGGATCTCAAAAAGCGCAGCCGCGCCAACTTTCGCCGCGTCATTAACGGCACCGGCGTGGTGCTCCACACCAACCTGGGACGTGCCCGGATCGCGGAGGCGGCCTGCCGGGCCATGCTTGAGGTGGCGAAGCACTTCAATAACCTGGAATACAACCTGGAAGAAGGCAGACGGGGATCACGGTATGAGCATGTAGAGGCATTGCTCTGTCAGCTGACGGGGGCAGAGGCAGCCCTGGTTGTCAACAATAACGCCGCCGCGGTGTTCCTCGTGCTCCGCGAGCTTGCCCGCGGCAAAGAAGTGATCGTCTCGCGCGGGGAATTGGTTGAAATCGGCGGCTCTTTCCGGATCTCTGAGATCATGTTGGAAAGCGGAGCGCGCCTGGTCGAGGTCGGGACAACCAACAAAACCCATCCAGAGGATTACCTCAAGCATATCACTGCGGAAACGGCGCTCCTGATGAAGGTTCACCAGAGCAACTTCAAGACGATTGGTTTTACCGCCGAAGTAGATGCTGCAGAACTGGTCCAAATGGGCAGGGAACATCAGATTCCTGTCTATCTCGACCTTGGCAGCGGCGTGATGTTTGATCTGAGGCTTTACGGCATCGGCGATGAGCCAACCGTACAGGAAGTGGTCAGCAAGGGGGTCGATTTGGTGAGCTTCAGCGGGGACAAGCTTCTCGGAGGGCCTCAGGCAGGAATCATTGTGGGACGGAAACCGCTCATCGATCGACTGAAAAAAAACCAGCTGAACCGAGCCCTGCGCGTCGACAAGTTCACGCTGGCCGCCCTCGAAGCGACGCTCCGCTTGTACTTGTTCCCCGAACAGGCGAAACAGGCCATTCCCACATTGCACATGATCCTCACGCCCCTCGAGGTGTTGCGCGAAAAGGCGGAATCCCTGCAAAGACTGCTGGAACCATTGGCCGGTCTGGCCGAGATCGGGATTGAAAAAGGCAACTCAGAAGTGGGCGGCGGTTCTCTTCCAGGTGTCACCTTGCCCACGTGGCTGGTGTGGATCAAACCCCGCGCGATGAGTTTGCCTGAACTGGAGAAGTCTTTGCGCACCGGACAGCCGCCTGTCATTGGCCGCCTGTGGCGGGAAAGGTTTTGGCTGGACATGCGAACGATTGAAGCGGATGAAATCGCAGATTGCGCAGACAGTCTCAAACAGGCGTTGCAAAAAGACAAGGGGCTGTCCCATCGGTCCTCCGACTAG
- a CDS encoding cysteine desulfurase, whose protein sequence is MIYLDNSATTKPYPEVIQTVQEVMERYFANPSALHAKGEEARRLLEEARRAASRILHVEADEVIFTSSATESNNLAIKGAAFQYAHRGKHLVTTTVEHPSVEQPLAQLVDFGFEVTRIPVDRNGVIRVEDLRRALRDDTILVSVIWVNNETGSVQPLAEIGRLLKERRKVIFHVDAVQGFGKLPLDPKACGIDMLSLSAHKFHGPRGAGLLYLRRGLALSPLLAGGGQEGGARSGTENLPGIVGMVQAMRLTEQQRTEKQGYLERLRRILLDGIRDIPEAMLNSPPDGAPHILNVSFHGIKPEVLIHALEEKGVYVSTLSACSARRQKLSRVLLAMGMDEERAGSSIRFSLTYSNTAEEMKEAVRILQETVKQLREWTEVKR, encoded by the coding sequence ATGATCTATCTGGACAACAGTGCGACCACCAAACCGTACCCGGAAGTGATCCAAACGGTTCAAGAAGTCATGGAAAGATATTTTGCCAATCCTTCCGCATTGCATGCCAAGGGGGAGGAAGCGCGCCGCCTGTTGGAGGAGGCCCGCAGAGCGGCTTCGCGCATCTTGCATGTGGAAGCCGATGAGGTCATTTTTACATCCTCGGCGACGGAAAGTAACAATCTGGCGATCAAGGGTGCCGCTTTTCAATATGCCCACCGTGGAAAACATCTGGTTACGACCACGGTAGAACACCCTTCTGTGGAACAACCCCTGGCTCAGCTCGTGGACTTCGGCTTTGAAGTGACCCGCATCCCGGTCGATCGAAACGGGGTCATCCGCGTCGAGGATCTGAGGCGCGCGCTCCGGGATGATACGATTCTCGTAAGCGTCATTTGGGTCAACAACGAGACCGGTTCGGTGCAGCCGCTTGCGGAGATCGGCAGGCTCCTGAAAGAGCGGCGCAAAGTGATTTTCCACGTGGACGCGGTTCAGGGATTTGGCAAGTTGCCGCTTGATCCGAAAGCCTGCGGGATTGACATGCTCAGCTTGTCGGCGCACAAGTTTCATGGTCCGCGCGGCGCCGGGCTGTTGTACCTGCGCCGGGGACTTGCCCTGTCTCCGCTTTTGGCAGGCGGCGGCCAGGAGGGCGGGGCAAGATCCGGCACCGAAAATCTGCCAGGCATTGTCGGCATGGTCCAGGCCATGCGCCTGACGGAACAACAACGAACAGAAAAGCAGGGCTATCTTGAGCGGTTGCGGCGCATTCTGCTGGACGGCATCCGCGACATCCCGGAAGCCATGCTGAACAGCCCGCCGGACGGGGCGCCGCATATTTTGAATGTCTCCTTCCACGGGATCAAACCGGAAGTGCTGATCCATGCCCTGGAAGAGAAAGGGGTCTACGTGTCGACGCTTTCGGCCTGTTCTGCGCGCCGGCAAAAACTGAGCCGCGTCCTTTTGGCGATGGGAATGGACGAAGAACGTGCCGGGAGCTCGATCCGGTTCAGCCTCACCTATTCAAACACCGCAGAAGAAATGAAAGAGGCGGTGCGGATCTTGCAGGAGACGGTCAAGCAACTGAGGGAATGGACGGAGGTGAAACGGTGA
- a CDS encoding selenocysteine-specific translation elongation factor produces MPHYVIGTAGHIDHGKTTLTQALTGVNTDRLKEEKERSISIELGFAPLLLPGGQQVSIVDVPGHERFIRHMVSGVGGMDLVLLVIAADEGIMPQTREHVQIVELLGVQHGIIVISKVDLVDEELLELVCEDVRENLQGTLFADAPIQPVSSVTGAGVEELKHLIEQELKKVTPRPVTGYTFHPLDRVFTLKGIGTVVTGTIYSGAISVGDELELMPKRKKVRVRSIQVHGHSVKRAVAGQRAALNITGVELEEVQRGDTLVTPGKWEPTERLDIELHYLKELDFALKQNSPVKLHIGTSEVMARLVLYDRKTVQPGDTVLCQLVLEEPIVASRKQRFILRRATPATTIGGGWILDPHPPRHKHRIETVRLLEQKSKGSTSELVLQQLDSLRIATSDELSRQLQIPKPELDEPLQQLLASGQIQGLVSDDETFFITAGHLTALEKELRAYLEQYHNSYPLRSGAPKMETVQKLLPKWKQKAVQAFLQEMENRHVIETQGQLIRLFAFRPQLAPKLQPIVQQLLERLREQGLMPEDWDKLCQELHVPSSLKEELRSYLEETGELIKITEKFSMHREAYQSATRRLIQTYAGGAPFTVQDIKDLFPLSRKYLIPLLEKWDDQKITLQQSDKSRVVHPSHRP; encoded by the coding sequence TTGCCTCATTATGTCATCGGAACAGCCGGCCATATTGATCACGGAAAGACGACACTGACTCAAGCCTTAACGGGAGTCAACACGGACCGCCTCAAGGAAGAAAAAGAAAGGTCCATCTCGATTGAATTGGGGTTTGCCCCTTTACTTCTCCCCGGCGGCCAACAGGTATCCATTGTGGACGTCCCCGGGCATGAACGGTTTATCCGCCACATGGTTTCCGGAGTCGGCGGAATGGATCTGGTGCTCTTGGTCATCGCAGCGGATGAAGGAATCATGCCGCAAACCAGGGAACACGTTCAAATCGTCGAATTGCTCGGGGTGCAACACGGAATCATCGTGATCAGCAAAGTGGATCTGGTCGACGAAGAATTGCTGGAACTGGTATGCGAGGACGTTCGGGAAAATCTGCAAGGAACCCTGTTTGCGGATGCGCCCATCCAGCCTGTCTCCAGCGTCACCGGGGCGGGAGTAGAGGAACTGAAACACCTCATTGAACAGGAACTGAAGAAGGTGACGCCGCGGCCGGTCACAGGCTATACCTTTCATCCGCTTGATCGCGTCTTCACCTTGAAAGGAATCGGCACCGTCGTCACAGGGACCATCTACTCCGGTGCGATATCGGTCGGTGATGAGCTGGAACTGATGCCCAAACGGAAAAAAGTGCGGGTACGCAGCATCCAGGTACACGGCCACTCTGTGAAACGGGCCGTCGCCGGCCAACGCGCAGCGCTGAACATCACCGGGGTTGAGCTGGAGGAAGTCCAGCGGGGAGACACACTGGTCACCCCGGGGAAGTGGGAGCCGACGGAACGGCTGGACATCGAGCTGCACTATCTGAAAGAGCTCGATTTTGCGCTGAAACAAAACAGTCCTGTCAAGCTCCACATCGGCACCAGCGAAGTGATGGCCCGGTTGGTTCTTTATGATCGAAAAACCGTTCAACCTGGCGATACGGTGCTCTGCCAGCTTGTCCTGGAGGAGCCCATCGTAGCCAGCAGGAAACAGCGATTCATCCTTCGCCGTGCCACGCCAGCCACCACCATTGGTGGCGGCTGGATCTTGGACCCCCATCCCCCGCGCCATAAACACCGCATCGAAACGGTTCGCCTTCTGGAACAGAAGAGCAAAGGAAGCACATCGGAACTGGTACTGCAGCAACTGGACAGCCTGCGCATCGCAACGTCCGATGAATTGAGCCGGCAATTGCAAATTCCCAAGCCGGAATTGGACGAACCGCTTCAACAATTGCTCGCAAGCGGACAAATCCAGGGCCTTGTATCGGATGATGAAACCTTCTTTATTACTGCCGGACATTTGACGGCTCTGGAAAAAGAATTGCGAGCCTACCTGGAGCAATATCACAACAGCTATCCGTTGCGCAGCGGCGCTCCCAAAATGGAGACCGTGCAAAAACTCCTCCCGAAATGGAAGCAAAAAGCGGTGCAGGCGTTTCTTCAAGAGATGGAAAATCGGCACGTCATTGAAACTCAGGGCCAATTGATCCGCCTTTTCGCTTTTCGGCCCCAGCTGGCCCCAAAACTGCAACCGATCGTCCAACAGCTGTTGGAACGGCTCAGGGAACAGGGGTTAATGCCAGAAGACTGGGACAAGTTGTGCCAGGAATTGCATGTTCCCAGTTCTTTGAAAGAAGAGCTGCGCAGTTACCTGGAGGAGACGGGAGAACTGATCAAAATCACCGAGAAGTTCTCCATGCACAGGGAAGCCTATCAATCCGCCACCCGGCGATTAATCCAAACCTATGCGGGAGGAGCCCCTTTCACCGTTCAGGATATCAAGGACCTGTTCCCACTCTCGCGAAAATATCTCATCCCGCTTCTAGAAAAATGGGACGATCAAAAAATCACCCTCCAACAGTCAGACAAATCTCGTGTCGTTCATCCGTCTCACCGCCCATAG
- a CDS encoding beta-ketoadipyl CoA thiolase, translated as MEEVLIVSGARTPFGTYGGSLKDVDSTELGVIASKGAIERAGIPVEEIDNAVFGNVIQSSTNSPYIARHIALKAGLPIHSAALTVNRLCGSGLQAVVSAAQSIRLGESHVSLVGGTESMSQAPYMLRNVRFGGGPKMDDMLTAALTDEYCGTGMGVTAENLAKKYQISREEQDQFAYESHMRAAKARESGKLAEEIVPVTVKGRKGQETVVAEDEHIRPDTTLDKLARLKPVFLSDGTVTAGNSSGINDGAAALIVASESYVSRKGLKPLARLVSWAVAGVEPSIMGIGPVAASKIALERAGLTIDDMDLVEINEAFAAQYLSVEKELGLDRNKTNVNGGAIALGHPVGASGARILLTLIYELKRRQAKRGLASLCIGGGQGITAIVEML; from the coding sequence ATGGAAGAAGTATTGATTGTATCAGGTGCACGGACCCCTTTCGGTACGTATGGAGGTTCATTGAAAGACGTGGATTCCACAGAATTGGGTGTGATAGCCAGCAAGGGGGCGATTGAGCGGGCCGGGATTCCCGTCGAGGAAATCGACAATGCCGTCTTTGGAAATGTCATTCAATCTTCGACCAACTCGCCGTATATTGCCCGTCACATCGCCTTGAAGGCGGGACTGCCCATTCATTCGGCGGCGTTGACTGTCAACCGGTTGTGCGGTTCGGGACTGCAGGCGGTTGTCTCGGCAGCCCAGAGCATCCGCCTTGGGGAATCGCATGTGAGCTTGGTCGGCGGAACCGAAAGCATGAGCCAGGCGCCCTATATGCTGCGCAATGTCCGGTTTGGCGGCGGCCCCAAGATGGACGATATGCTGACAGCGGCCCTTACCGATGAGTATTGCGGAACGGGAATGGGCGTCACGGCGGAAAATCTGGCCAAAAAGTACCAGATCAGCCGCGAAGAACAGGATCAGTTTGCCTACGAAAGCCATATGCGTGCAGCAAAGGCGCGGGAAAGCGGCAAACTGGCGGAAGAGATTGTTCCCGTCACCGTAAAGGGACGCAAGGGACAAGAGACGGTGGTCGCTGAAGATGAGCATATCCGCCCGGATACGACGTTGGATAAGCTTGCGCGCCTGAAGCCGGTCTTTTTGAGCGATGGGACGGTGACGGCAGGAAACTCCAGCGGGATCAACGATGGAGCGGCGGCACTGATTGTGGCCAGCGAGTCCTATGTCTCGAGGAAGGGATTAAAGCCCTTGGCCCGTCTGGTTTCCTGGGCAGTGGCGGGGGTGGAGCCCTCGATCATGGGCATCGGCCCGGTGGCCGCGTCAAAAATCGCTCTCGAGCGGGCAGGCCTGACCATTGACGACATGGACTTGGTGGAGATAAACGAAGCTTTTGCCGCCCAGTACCTGTCTGTAGAAAAAGAATTGGGCCTGGACCGGAACAAGACCAACGTCAACGGCGGGGCCATCGCCTTGGGCCACCCTGTGGGAGCCAGCGGGGCACGCATCCTGTTGACCTTGATCTATGAACTCAAACGCCGGCAGGCGAAGCGTGGTCTGGCTTCGCTGTGCATCGGCGGCGGGCAAGGGATTACGGCCATCGTCGAAATGCTTTAA
- a CDS encoding 4Fe-4S ferredoxin, with protein MAFVITSACIGVKDASCVQVCPVDAIHEGEDQYYIDPDVCIDCGACEVECPVNAIYMEDFVPEEEKEFIQKNADFFKNR; from the coding sequence ATGGCTTTTGTCATTACATCAGCATGTATCGGGGTGAAAGATGCCTCCTGCGTACAGGTATGTCCGGTTGACGCCATTCATGAAGGAGAGGATCAGTATTATATTGACCCGGACGTCTGCATCGACTGTGGTGCCTGTGAAGTGGAATGCCCCGTAAACGCCATTTACATGGAGGACTTTGTCCCCGAAGAGGAAAAAGAATTTATCCAAAAGAACGCCGACTTTTTCAAAAACCGCTAA
- a CDS encoding tRNA 2-selenouridine(34) synthase MnmH, translating to MREITPAEALAQPHLRWIDVRSPQEVQESPVPFAQNVPLFDDEERAVVGLTYARQGQEAAIRKGVEIVSPKIPQLIQTIQSHLQPHEEPLIFCWRGGMRSKAVATFLDLVGIPVCRLEGGYRAYRNLVVQTLEESATYPHFLVLHGMTGVGKTMLIQRLREEGYPVIDLEDLAQHRGSAFGTIGNLNPRNQRTFDAFLFQALRGLSGSPLCIIEGEGKRIGKVVIPEAMMEAQIRGTHLLLYASIPVRVQRILHMYTQAATDLEQFHREVKQAVSRIEKRLTPAVRAELYEALEKRAYSKVVELCLHHYYDPRYQHSMKQYPVSFQPVSAENFNEALQTIKDIYLQYASAPAAT from the coding sequence ATCCGAGAAATCACACCCGCTGAAGCACTCGCACAACCCCATCTGCGCTGGATTGACGTCCGTTCTCCGCAAGAAGTTCAGGAAAGCCCCGTTCCCTTTGCGCAAAATGTGCCCCTTTTTGATGACGAGGAACGCGCTGTCGTCGGTCTGACCTATGCCCGCCAAGGACAGGAAGCGGCCATTCGAAAAGGGGTTGAAATTGTCTCCCCGAAAATCCCGCAGCTCATTCAAACCATTCAATCCCATCTCCAACCGCATGAAGAACCGCTCATCTTCTGCTGGCGCGGGGGAATGCGAAGCAAGGCGGTGGCCACCTTTCTTGACCTGGTCGGCATCCCCGTCTGCCGTCTGGAAGGAGGCTATCGCGCTTACCGGAATCTGGTCGTACAGACCTTGGAAGAATCCGCCACATACCCCCATTTTCTCGTCCTTCACGGGATGACAGGCGTCGGCAAGACCATGCTCATCCAGCGATTAAGGGAAGAGGGCTACCCTGTCATCGACCTGGAAGATCTGGCCCAGCATCGCGGCTCTGCCTTTGGCACGATCGGCAACCTGAATCCGCGAAATCAGCGGACTTTTGATGCCTTCTTGTTTCAAGCGTTGAGAGGTCTGAGCGGCTCTCCGCTGTGTATTATCGAAGGAGAGGGAAAACGGATTGGCAAGGTTGTCATCCCGGAGGCGATGATGGAAGCCCAAATCCGCGGAACCCACCTGCTTTTGTATGCCAGCATTCCGGTACGGGTGCAGCGGATCCTCCACATGTACACCCAGGCGGCGACCGATTTGGAACAGTTTCACCGCGAAGTGAAACAAGCCGTTTCACGGATTGAAAAAAGGCTGACACCGGCCGTGCGGGCCGAACTTTACGAGGCATTGGAAAAACGGGCCTATTCGAAAGTGGTGGAACTCTGCCTGCATCACTACTACGATCCCCGTTACCAGCATTCCATGAAACAATATCCGGTCTCGTTTCAGCCGGTGTCAGCCGAAAACTTCAACGAAGCCCTTCAAACCATCAAGGACATCTATCTTCAGTATGCCTCAGCTCCGGCGGCCACATGA
- a CDS encoding tRNA 4-thiouridine(8) synthase ThiI, with translation MDGGETVRKRIMIRFGELALKGKNRGDFERQLVQNIKDALSDLRETEIQKAYGRLYVLVPTDLSEEAADRLKCIFGISSFSFVEEAKPDLADIQQTALKLVMRKLERGKPGSQPESGAPEGQTLLTYKVETRRVDKSFPLTSMEVSRKVGGFLKAHAPLKVDLYEPDLPIHIEIRQEGAFLFSDAIPAAGGLPVGSSGKVLLMLSGGIDSPVAGWLTMKRGVQLEAVHFHSYPFTSEQSRKKVEDLVQILTRYGGKIRLHVVPFTEIQTEIRKNCPESLGITIMRRMMLRIAEKLAVKYRALAIATGESLGQVASQTLESMLTINQVTRLPVLRPVIAYDKQEIIALAKQIGTYDISILPYEDCCTIFTPKSPKTRPRPEMAERAEQALDVDVLVQRAVAQVESVWFYPGQNKKEFQYF, from the coding sequence ATGGACGGAGGTGAAACGGTGAGAAAGCGAATCATGATCCGGTTTGGGGAACTGGCGCTGAAAGGGAAAAATCGTGGCGATTTCGAGCGGCAACTGGTCCAAAACATCAAGGACGCCTTGTCGGATCTCCGGGAGACGGAAATCCAGAAAGCGTATGGCCGGCTTTATGTCTTGGTGCCGACGGATCTGTCGGAGGAGGCGGCGGATCGCCTCAAATGCATTTTCGGCATCTCATCGTTCAGCTTTGTGGAGGAGGCAAAACCAGACCTTGCCGACATTCAACAGACGGCTTTAAAGCTGGTGATGCGCAAGTTGGAGCGGGGCAAACCCGGTTCGCAGCCGGAAAGCGGCGCGCCGGAAGGCCAAACGCTACTGACGTACAAGGTGGAGACGCGGCGTGTGGACAAATCTTTTCCGCTCACCTCGATGGAGGTCAGCCGCAAAGTGGGAGGCTTTTTAAAGGCCCATGCGCCGCTCAAAGTGGATCTTTACGAACCGGATCTTCCCATTCACATTGAAATCCGGCAGGAAGGGGCCTTTCTGTTTTCCGATGCCATTCCGGCAGCCGGTGGCCTGCCGGTGGGAAGCAGCGGGAAAGTGCTCCTGATGCTTTCCGGCGGCATCGACAGCCCGGTCGCCGGATGGCTGACGATGAAACGGGGGGTCCAGCTGGAGGCGGTCCATTTTCACAGCTATCCGTTTACAAGCGAACAGTCACGCAAAAAAGTGGAGGATTTGGTCCAAATTCTTACACGATATGGCGGCAAGATCCGGTTGCACGTGGTTCCTTTTACCGAAATTCAGACCGAAATACGAAAAAATTGTCCCGAGTCTCTGGGTATCACCATCATGCGCCGGATGATGCTGCGGATCGCCGAAAAGCTGGCGGTGAAATACCGGGCTTTGGCCATTGCGACGGGTGAAAGCCTTGGCCAGGTGGCCAGCCAGACGTTGGAAAGCATGTTGACGATCAATCAGGTCACCCGCCTGCCGGTGCTCAGGCCTGTCATTGCCTATGATAAACAGGAAATCATAGCCCTTGCGAAACAAATCGGCACGTACGACATTTCCATCCTTCCTTATGAAGATTGTTGCACCATTTTTACGCCGAAGTCTCCAAAGACGCGGCCCAGGCCGGAGATGGCTGAACGGGCGGAGCAAGCCCTGGACGTGGATGTTCTCGTTCAGCGGGCCGTTGCGCAGGTGGAGTCGGTCTGGTTTTACCCTGGCCAGAACAAGAAGGAATTCCAGTATTTTTGA
- a CDS encoding asparagine synthase (glutamine-hydrolyzing): MSGIAGWIDWNMASSIQQNVIHAMGEALSQRGPDDRGWWFSGHASLVYCHLRISEDDVMQPLVIQHGHQRYVIVCNGTLYNAKQLQKDLLELGHPFTHAGKTGTGNTQGTNTPEVILRSYIQWGAACLERFNGVFAFAIWDEGNEQLFLARDRLGVKPLFYALHGTGFAFGSEIKAILAHPEIQPVVDAEGLAEIFVIGPNRTPGNGIFRQIKELKPGHALLYNRQGLRTSAYWSLQSQPHQENLEATVEHLRHLFFAAVKRQLAAEQPVGSMLSGGLDSSSLAAIAARHYQQTSGHKLVTYSVDYRDNAQYFTANEYQPEPDAAWIPRMVSALDTQHRSVLLDPVALAETLDQGVILRDLPGMADIDTSLYLFCREIKRDAAIVLSGECADEVFGGYPWFFWEHARKATTFPWSLKVAERLHLLSPELKKLIQPEDYLRHRYEEALREVPRLEGETGEEARSRELSYLTLTRWMPVLIDRQDRMGTAAGIEIRTPFADHQLVEYVWNIPWEFKKVDGYAKGILRRLMKGYLPEDVLYRRKSPFPKTYHPDYLHAVRQRLLEILDDSGSPLLPLIQPAVVRELAARAEQLHLPWFGQLMNIPQLFAYLIQVDFWLRHYRVQIRV, translated from the coding sequence ATGAGTGGGATAGCGGGATGGATTGACTGGAACATGGCATCATCGATACAGCAAAACGTGATTCATGCCATGGGTGAAGCATTAAGTCAGCGCGGCCCCGACGATCGCGGCTGGTGGTTTTCCGGGCATGCCAGCTTGGTATACTGCCATCTGCGGATTTCAGAGGACGATGTCATGCAGCCCCTTGTCATTCAACACGGCCATCAGCGCTATGTCATCGTCTGCAACGGGACATTGTATAACGCCAAGCAGCTGCAAAAAGACCTCTTGGAATTGGGGCACCCCTTTACTCACGCGGGGAAAACCGGTACGGGAAACACCCAAGGAACCAACACGCCTGAAGTCATTCTCCGTTCCTACATCCAATGGGGAGCCGCCTGCCTGGAACGGTTCAACGGGGTTTTTGCCTTTGCCATTTGGGACGAGGGAAATGAGCAACTGTTTCTCGCGCGCGATCGCCTTGGCGTCAAACCGTTGTTTTACGCGCTTCATGGCACAGGTTTTGCCTTCGGGTCGGAAATCAAGGCGATCTTGGCGCACCCGGAGATACAGCCGGTGGTCGATGCAGAAGGACTGGCTGAAATCTTCGTCATCGGCCCCAACCGAACGCCGGGAAACGGCATCTTCCGGCAGATAAAGGAACTCAAGCCCGGACACGCCCTCCTCTACAATCGCCAGGGACTGCGCACGTCAGCCTACTGGTCACTGCAGAGCCAACCGCACCAGGAAAATCTGGAAGCGACGGTCGAGCATCTCCGCCACCTGTTTTTTGCGGCAGTAAAACGGCAACTTGCGGCAGAACAACCGGTAGGCAGCATGCTCTCCGGCGGCCTGGATTCCAGCAGCCTCGCGGCGATTGCGGCACGGCACTATCAGCAAACCTCCGGCCATAAGCTGGTCACCTATTCTGTCGATTACCGGGATAACGCTCAGTATTTTACGGCCAATGAATATCAGCCGGAACCGGATGCCGCCTGGATCCCCCGCATGGTTTCGGCATTGGATACCCAACACCGCTCCGTCCTCCTCGACCCGGTTGCGCTGGCGGAAACGCTGGATCAAGGGGTGATCCTGCGCGATTTGCCCGGTATGGCAGACATCGACACCTCCCTGTACCTGTTCTGCCGGGAAATCAAACGCGACGCCGCGATTGTGCTTTCGGGGGAATGCGCCGACGAAGTGTTTGGCGGATACCCCTGGTTCTTCTGGGAACATGCCCGCAAAGCCACTACGTTTCCCTGGTCACTGAAAGTGGCGGAAAGGCTGCATCTTCTTTCCCCCGAATTGAAAAAACTGATTCAGCCCGAAGATTATCTGCGTCACCGGTATGAAGAGGCACTCCGTGAAGTGCCGCGATTAGAAGGAGAAACGGGCGAAGAAGCGCGCTCGCGGGAATTATCCTACTTGACCCTGACCCGGTGGATGCCGGTGCTAATCGACCGCCAGGATCGAATGGGGACAGCAGCCGGCATTGAAATCCGCACGCCCTTTGCCGATCACCAGCTGGTCGAATATGTATGGAACATCCCTTGGGAATTCAAAAAAGTGGACGGATATGCAAAAGGCATCCTTCGTCGCCTCATGAAAGGATACCTGCCGGAGGATGTATTATACCGTCGGAAAAGCCCATTCCCAAAGACCTACCATCCCGACTATTTGCATGCGGTGCGCCAACGCCTGCTGGAGATACTGGACGATTCCGGCTCACCCTTGCTGCCGCTCATTCAGCCAGCCGTCGTCCGGGAACTTGCCGCTCGCGCGGAACAGCTCCATCTCCCCTGGTTCGGCCAACTGATGAACATCCCTCAACTGTTCGCCTATCTCATCCAGGTCGACTTTTGGCTCCGCCATTACCGCGTCCAGATTCGCGTCTGA